One Microplitis demolitor isolate Queensland-Clemson2020A chromosome 2, iyMicDemo2.1a, whole genome shotgun sequence DNA segment encodes these proteins:
- the LOC103570115 gene encoding uncharacterized protein LOC103570115 codes for MLKKTLLIQTPPIRHLFKEVFEKINPFKKKVHERILIDNEFGKYEAVWPWEFTFKKREFPSHIRLPKYASSSYGMPEHVDMDHIEIKDDRQIECMRKSCALAKKILNSVGPLIKQGVTTEFIDETVHEMIVSNGAYPSPLNYFRYPKSICTSVNNVACHGIPDNRPLVNGDILNVDITVYLDGYHGDCSTMFAVGNIDSHAKKLIETTKNCLDAAISICKPNEDFKTIGYTIEKLANENGYSVIPAFCGHGIGSYFHGPPDIYHFENHHPGKMMPGMTFTIEPLLSQGGQQIAILEDSWTAVTGDFSRTAQFEHTVLITDDGCEILTL; via the exons atgttaaaaaaaacattactcATTCAAACTCCTCCCATCAGACATTTATTCAAAGAAGTTTTTGAAAAg aTAAACCCATTTAAGAAAAAAGTACACGAGcgtatattaattgataatgaatTCGGAAAATATGAAGCTGTTTGGCCATGggaatttacatttaaaaaaagagaatttCCAAGTCACATTAGATTACCTAAATACGCATCATCTTCATACGGCATGCCTGAGCATGTTGATATGGatcatattgaaattaaaGACGATCGACAAATCGAGTGTATGAGAAAAAGTTGCGCcttagctaaaaaaattttaaacagcgTTGGACCCTTAATTaag CAAGGAGTAACAACTGAATTTATCGATGAAACAGTACATGAAATGATTGTATCAAACGGGGCTTACCCAAgtcctttaaattatttccgtTATCCAAAATCAATTTGTACAAGTGTAAATAATGTTGCGTGTCATGGAATTCCTGATAATAGACCACTTGTGAACGGCGACATTCTCAATGTCGATATTacg gtaTATTTAGATGGATATCACGGTGATTGTTCAACAATGTTTGCTGTTGGAAATATTGATAGCCATGCTAAAAAACTTATTgaaactacaaaaaattgtCTTGATGCTGCTATTAGTATTTGCAAACCAAATGAAGATTTTAAAACCATAG GTTATACTATTGAAAAGTTAGCAAATGAAAATGGTTATTCAGTTATTCCAGCATTTTGTGGCCATGGAATTGGAAGTTATTTTCATGGACCTCCggatatttatcattttg aaAATCATCATCCTGGTAAAATGATGCCAGGAATGACATTTACAATAGAACCTCTATTAAGTCAAGGTGGACAACAAATAGCTATTCTTGAAGATTCTTGGACAGCAGTGACAGGTGATTTTTCAAGAACAGCACAATTTGAACATACTGTTTTAATAACAGACGATGGTTGTGAAATTCTTACATTGtaa
- the LOC103570116 gene encoding histone H1-III-like has translation MTATSASPTPVEEKAHAKVDSPKKAAAKKPATKATHPSAADMVIAAIKSLGERRGSSLQAIKKYIAATYKVDIEKQAPFIKKSLRAAVIKGTLIQTKGKGASGSFKLPVEKVASKPKATVKKPAATKKPAAAKKPAAKKATGEAKTIKKPASPTKAPAKKSEAKKPTAKAPAKTKAAASPKAKKATKAPTAKPKSPKPKKVAVPKTAKAPARRTAAAKK, from the coding sequence ATGACTGCGACATCAGCATCACCAACTCCGGTCGAAGAGAAGGCACATGCCAAAGTCGATTCGCCTAAAAAAGCAGCTGCCAAGAAACCAGCAACTAAAGCAACTCATCCAAGTGCTGCTGATATGGTCATTGCTGCTATCAAATCTCTTGGTGAACGTAGGGGATCATCTCTTCAGGCCATCAAGAAGTATATCGCTGCAACCTACAAGGTCGATATTGAAAAACAAGCACCGTTTATCAAGAAGTCTCTCCGAGCAGCTGTCATCAAGGGAACTCTCATTCAGACCAAAGGAAAAGGTGCTTCTGGATCATTCAAACTCCCAGTTGAGAAAGTAGCATCTAAACCTAAAGCAACAGTGAAGAAACCCGCTGCTACTAAAAAACCCGCCGCTGCTAAAAAACCTGCAGCCAAGAAAGCAACTGGTGAAGCCAAAACTATTAAGAAACCTGCATCACCTACAAAGGCACCAGCGAAGAAATCTGAGGCAAAGAAACCAACAGCTAAAGCTCCAGCTAAAACTAAAGCAGCCGCTTCTCCTAAAGCTAAGAAAGCTACCAAAGCTCCGACAGCCAAACCGAAGTCACCTAAGCCGAAGAAAGTCGCTGTACCAAAAACAGCAAAAGCTCCAGCCAGAAGAACCGCAGCAGCTAAAAAATAA
- the LOC103570114 gene encoding proteasome subunit beta type-4, producing the protein MAAFQKSDMFSPAPFWHNGPAPGAIYNFPGRLINAEFGGIQRSQSPVTTGTSVVGVQFKDGVMIAADILASYGSLARYRNVKRVMKVNENIVLGAGGDYADFQYLENIIKQKILEEQCLDDGFTLKPKSLHCWLTRVLYNQRSKFDPLWNNFIIAGIEDGKPFMGTVDKLGTAYVDPVIATGYGAYMATPLLRKAWEANKEMSEEEAAALLHKCMEVLYMRDARSFPKYELGIITKEKGVEVRGPINNKGFWEVATMDKPIEYES; encoded by the exons ATGGCAGCATTTCAAAAAAGTGATATGTTTTCTCCAGCACCTTTTTGGCATAATGGACCAGCTCCAGgagcaatttataattttcctgGTAGACTAATTAATGCTGAATTCGGCGGCATTCAAAGATCACA ATCTCCAGTGACAACTGGAACTTCAGTTGTTGGTGTACAATTCAAAGATGGTGTAATGATTGCTGCTGATATTCTAGCATCTTACGGGTCGTTGGCAAGATACAGAAACGTTAAAAGAGTTatgaaagtaaatgaaaacaTTGTATTGGGTGCTGGTGGTGATTATGCTGATTTTCAGTACcttgaaaatataatcaaacaaaaaat tcttGAAGAACAATGTCTAGATGATGGATTCACACTTAAGCCAAAATCTCTTCACTGCTGGTTAACTCGTGTGCTGTATAATCAGAGATCTAAATTTGATCCGCTATggaataatttcattatcgCTGGAATTGAAGATGGAAAACC attcaTGGGAACAGTAGACAAACTTGGTACAGCTTACGTTGATCCAGTTATTGCAACTGGTTACGGTGCTTACATGGCTACACCTTTACTCCGTAAAGCCTGGGAAGCCAATAAAGAAATGAGCGAAGAAGAAGCTGCCGCATTACTTCATAAATGTATGGAAGTTCTTTATATGAGAGATGCTCGCTCATTTCCAAAA taTGAACTTGGTATCATCACAAAAGAAAAAGGTGTAGAAGTACGGGGACCAATTAACAATAAAGGATTTTGGGAAGTTGCTACCATGGATAAACCTATAGAATATGAATCTTAA